The Enterococcus sp. 7F3_DIV0205 genome has a window encoding:
- a CDS encoding PadR family transcriptional regulator, with the protein MDSQLKKGLLEYCILAILKKSDSYGYQIIKDLSNVITISESTLYPILKRLETKEELETYSMEHNSRLRKYYRITDVGREKIKTFIQEWDEVMKVYHFIEMGEQNE; encoded by the coding sequence ATGGATTCTCAATTAAAAAAAGGTTTGTTAGAATACTGTATTTTAGCTATTTTAAAGAAATCTGATTCCTACGGTTATCAAATCATCAAAGATTTATCAAACGTGATAACAATTTCAGAATCAACATTGTATCCTATCTTAAAGCGTTTAGAAACAAAAGAAGAATTAGAGACATATTCAATGGAGCATAATAGTCGTTTAAGAAAATATTACCGAATCACAGATGTTGGTAGAGAGAAAATAAAAACATTTATTCAAGAATGGGACGAAGTCATGAAAGTGTATCATTTTATTGAAATGGGGGAGCAAAATGAATAA
- a CDS encoding BtpA/SgcQ family protein, giving the protein MSQKDEFLALFNEKKPIIGVIHLKGITDEEVLERAKREINIYVENNVDGILMENYYGNYEQLEVAIQYIKSLDLTIPIGVNVLNVDSLGFYLANKYDLDFMQIDSVVGHVKPRDEVSLKAFFDLYRGTCKAKLIGGVRFKYQPMLSENTVEEDLQLATERCDAIAVTENATGEETSMAKIELFRKELPDFPLIVAAGVTTGNAKEQLEICDAAIVGSYFKDTRKDTGDVSAEHVADFMRVIKELRSELND; this is encoded by the coding sequence ATGAGTCAAAAAGATGAATTTTTAGCACTATTTAACGAAAAAAAACCAATTATTGGGGTTATTCATTTGAAAGGGATTACAGATGAAGAGGTTTTAGAGCGAGCAAAAAGAGAAATCAATATCTATGTAGAAAATAATGTTGACGGTATTTTGATGGAAAATTACTACGGAAATTATGAGCAATTAGAAGTGGCTATCCAATACATCAAATCATTAGACTTGACGATCCCAATTGGCGTCAATGTTTTAAATGTCGATTCACTTGGATTTTATCTTGCGAATAAATATGACCTAGACTTTATGCAAATCGATTCAGTCGTAGGTCATGTGAAACCTCGAGATGAAGTTTCCCTTAAGGCATTCTTTGATTTATATCGAGGTACGTGCAAAGCCAAATTGATTGGTGGTGTTCGTTTCAAGTATCAACCTATGTTATCTGAAAATACAGTAGAGGAAGATTTACAACTCGCTACAGAACGTTGTGACGCGATTGCGGTGACAGAAAATGCTACAGGAGAAGAAACGTCTATGGCAAAAATCGAACTATTCCGTAAAGAGTTACCTGATTTCCCTCTAATTGTCGCAGCTGGAGTAACAACTGGAAATGCAAAAGAGCAACTAGAAATTTGTGATGCGGCCATTGTAGGCAGCTATTTTAAAGATACTAGAAAAGATACGGGTGATGTCAGTGCAGAACATGTGGCAGATTTTATGCGTGTGATAAAAGAATTGAGGAGTGAGCTAAATGATTAA
- a CDS encoding GntR family transcriptional regulator: MEKLESKALAPLYKQLYESLLSKVKTGEYKVGDKIPSEEQLMGIYGVSRVTVRNAIKQLVDENVLVKRHGKGTFVSMPAYVESMTAGGSFTESGLQMQKKPGTKVISIEKKPASGHVAQALGIEKGETIIAIERIRSLDGLPAIFEIDYFRHDFDFMLDLNLTDESLLDVLRNHGGLIAAYFDNIIEIALADEKIAAGLTIDEEEPLVKIHQTVIDNENQILYFNEQYIRSEVYKVAIRSYNK; this comes from the coding sequence ATGGAAAAATTAGAATCTAAAGCATTAGCACCGTTATATAAGCAGTTATATGAATCATTACTGTCCAAGGTGAAAACTGGTGAATACAAAGTCGGTGACAAGATTCCTTCTGAAGAACAATTAATGGGAATCTATGGTGTAAGCCGTGTCACTGTTCGAAATGCGATCAAGCAGTTAGTCGATGAGAATGTTTTAGTGAAAAGACATGGAAAAGGAACGTTTGTCTCGATGCCTGCTTATGTGGAAAGTATGACAGCTGGCGGTAGCTTTACAGAATCTGGTCTCCAAATGCAGAAAAAACCTGGTACAAAAGTGATTTCTATCGAAAAAAAACCAGCAAGCGGACATGTTGCGCAAGCTTTAGGAATCGAAAAAGGGGAGACGATCATTGCTATAGAACGGATTCGCTCATTGGATGGATTACCTGCAATTTTTGAAATCGATTATTTTAGACACGATTTTGATTTCATGCTGGATTTGAATTTGACTGATGAATCATTATTGGATGTTTTACGAAATCATGGCGGTTTGATTGCAGCTTATTTTGACAATATTATTGAAATTGCGTTGGCAGATGAAAAAATAGCTGCTGGTCTGACCATTGACGAAGAAGAACCATTAGTTAAGATTCATCAAACGGTCATTGACAATGAAAATCAGATTCTTTATTTCAATGAACAATATATTAGAAGTGAGGTATATAAAGTAGCGATCCGCTCTTATAACAAATAA
- a CDS encoding PTS sugar transporter subunit IIA produces the protein MRKIYIATHGDFSKGLKHSLEMIAGDSAKEIETFSLYPGASAADFAQKLMKELSLNDEDEYIILGDLFGASVVNALLETTSFEHVRLLAGVNLNLALELLLAGPSKLTDEELEEIIVNAQQGIRRVTIEKLENEEF, from the coding sequence ATGAGAAAAATTTATATTGCGACTCACGGCGATTTTTCTAAAGGATTGAAACATTCTTTAGAAATGATTGCTGGAGACAGTGCTAAAGAGATCGAGACCTTTAGCTTATATCCAGGTGCAAGTGCAGCAGATTTTGCCCAGAAATTAATGAAAGAGCTTTCTTTAAATGACGAAGATGAATATATTATTTTAGGTGATTTATTTGGTGCAAGTGTTGTCAATGCATTGTTAGAGACGACTTCTTTTGAGCATGTCAGATTATTGGCAGGGGTGAATTTGAACTTAGCACTAGAGCTTCTTTTAGCTGGACCAAGTAAATTAACGGATGAAGAGCTTGAAGAAATCATTGTGAACGCCCAACAAGGGATTCGCCGTGTCACGATTGAAAAACTAGAAAATGAAGAGTTTTAA
- a CDS encoding PTS sugar transporter subunit IIB: MIKMLRVDHRLIHGQVGFTWTKFLDADCILIASDDLVSDDLKMSAMKMAKPSGVKLVMKTIEDSAKALNSGVTDKYKLFILCESVEDMYQLVKKVPTIQEINLGGMKNGADRKQVSKAVHLSEQDNERIKELIADGKKLTVQLVPDDPAVAIEKLLS, from the coding sequence ATGATTAAAATGTTACGTGTAGACCATCGATTGATTCATGGGCAAGTTGGATTTACTTGGACAAAATTTTTAGATGCAGACTGTATCTTGATTGCCAGTGATGATTTAGTGAGCGATGATTTGAAAATGAGTGCTATGAAAATGGCAAAACCTTCAGGCGTCAAATTAGTAATGAAAACGATCGAGGACTCAGCGAAAGCGTTAAATTCTGGTGTGACGGATAAATATAAATTATTTATTTTATGTGAGTCAGTGGAAGACATGTATCAGTTGGTGAAAAAAGTACCAACGATTCAAGAAATCAACTTAGGTGGAATGAAAAATGGAGCAGATCGTAAACAAGTCTCGAAAGCTGTTCATTTATCTGAACAAGATAACGAAAGAATCAAGGAATTGATTGCAGATGGTAAGAAATTAACGGTTCAACTAGTACCAGATGATCCTGCTGTGGCTATCGAAAAGTTGTTATCGTAA
- a CDS encoding GNAT family N-acetyltransferase has product MFISINEADFQQVVETWNQGFSDYLVPIHIDQEALEQRIQSLKLSKRLSAVFSMEGEFAGIILLGIQTFKQTKIMWIGGMAVSPPYRRNKVASKLIEYAENLAMENQCDNLMLEVIATNERAKKLYEAKGFQLVNELAVGTMVLPMESSGANECHFKTISPQEQARTENQWTPWQNRSIFSDRNYAIYQDETKIGSISFNLVEESDGKVLIIKQLHCLNQNDRSWITDSLLALKKHEDVKTIKLSNVDMTTFEYTELHRIGIEMQLTQFQLGKQLNNK; this is encoded by the coding sequence ATGTTTATATCTATAAATGAGGCCGATTTTCAACAAGTAGTAGAAACCTGGAATCAAGGATTTAGCGATTATCTAGTACCGATCCATATCGATCAAGAAGCCTTAGAACAAAGAATCCAGTCGTTGAAACTCTCAAAAAGACTTTCAGCTGTATTCTCGATGGAAGGGGAATTCGCTGGTATCATTCTTTTAGGGATTCAAACCTTTAAGCAAACCAAAATAATGTGGATCGGTGGAATGGCCGTGAGTCCTCCTTATCGCAGAAATAAAGTGGCTTCTAAATTAATCGAGTATGCAGAAAACCTGGCAATGGAAAATCAATGCGATAATCTGATGCTTGAAGTGATTGCTACTAACGAACGAGCTAAAAAACTGTATGAAGCAAAAGGATTTCAACTTGTGAACGAGTTAGCCGTTGGTACTATGGTTTTACCAATGGAATCCAGCGGAGCAAATGAATGTCATTTTAAAACTATTTCACCACAAGAACAAGCGAGAACTGAAAATCAATGGACTCCTTGGCAAAATCGTTCTATCTTTTCAGATAGAAATTACGCTATCTATCAAGATGAAACGAAAATTGGATCAATTAGTTTTAATTTAGTGGAAGAATCTGACGGTAAAGTGTTGATTATCAAACAATTACATTGCCTTAACCAAAATGATCGATCATGGATAACCGATAGTTTACTTGCATTGAAAAAACATGAGGATGTTAAAACTATCAAATTAAGCAATGTTGATATGACCACATTTGAATATACTGAGCTTCACAGAATCGGTATTGAAATGCAGCTCACACAATTTCAATTAGGGAAACAACTGAATAATAAATAG
- a CDS encoding DUF1700 domain-containing protein, translated as MNKQEFLYQLKEGLIRLDEVEKSQFIHYYDELIEDYLEDGASEEEAVEKLGKPSVIASKILEDAFEEGDFQPRKKVSPLIVVLLILGFPLWGSLLIALIAMILSAYIVIWCLPFSTGVFAVVGLVASVFSMFASIFAMQDGIHVAVTQLGFGVMVLGLAILSGIATINMANYFINISRKFSNKVLHLIRVKELLL; from the coding sequence ATGAATAAGCAGGAATTTTTGTATCAATTAAAAGAAGGGCTGATTCGCTTAGATGAAGTAGAAAAAAGCCAATTTATTCACTATTATGATGAACTGATCGAGGATTATCTAGAAGATGGTGCGAGTGAAGAAGAGGCAGTGGAAAAATTAGGAAAGCCATCGGTCATAGCTAGTAAAATTTTGGAAGATGCTTTTGAAGAGGGAGACTTTCAACCACGGAAAAAGGTTAGTCCGTTGATTGTTGTATTATTGATTTTAGGTTTTCCATTATGGGGTAGTCTTTTAATAGCACTGATCGCCATGATTCTATCTGCCTATATTGTTATTTGGTGTCTGCCTTTTTCGACTGGAGTTTTTGCGGTAGTAGGTTTAGTTGCTTCAGTATTTAGTATGTTTGCGAGTATCTTTGCAATGCAAGATGGTATTCATGTGGCGGTCACTCAGTTAGGTTTTGGTGTCATGGTATTAGGTCTAGCTATACTTAGTGGCATAGCAACAATCAACATGGCAAACTATTTTATCAACATATCAAGAAAGTTCTCAAACAAAGTACTTCATCTGATTCGAGTGAAGGAGTTATTATTATGA
- a CDS encoding acyltransferase family protein: MGMESINRLVKEKQINTKGIDLVKYAAAILVICFHCERVFQDPAINYLFKNVLCRFAVPFFLISTSYFVRRGQNQSANYIKQYLKSLAKSYLFWSLIYLPVGFMWIQENYSLSPGLYPVALVAGLLYTGTYYHLWYIPAAMFGIVCVQWLLKKTGYLVLFSVATLMYAFGSLETYYAYIGNGQLKAFFDQYMSMFITTRNGLFFALIFVALGFFLWDHREKVISYQKYLGLLVVLTGGLLVGEGIIVYSNVGIDKNFLWMLVPFTSCLFCWSLFIKVEEKIDVKRLRDLGKYYFFIHPLCILWTANLVHSYEFFTNSWLQLIVTLIATHLLSSLVITMNQQLPYYYFDLQLMLRVNRGYIQRWI, translated from the coding sequence ATGGGGATGGAAAGTATCAACAGATTAGTAAAAGAAAAACAGATAAATACAAAGGGAATTGATTTAGTTAAATATGCAGCGGCGATTTTAGTTATTTGCTTTCATTGTGAAAGAGTTTTTCAAGATCCTGCAATCAATTATTTATTTAAGAATGTTTTATGTCGATTTGCGGTTCCCTTTTTTTTAATTTCAACGAGTTATTTTGTTAGAAGAGGGCAGAATCAATCAGCTAATTACATAAAACAGTATCTAAAGTCGTTAGCAAAATCGTATTTATTTTGGAGCCTGATCTATTTACCAGTTGGGTTTATGTGGATTCAAGAAAACTATTCTCTTAGCCCAGGATTGTATCCAGTGGCTCTAGTGGCGGGGTTGCTTTATACGGGCACCTATTATCATCTTTGGTACATCCCAGCAGCGATGTTTGGAATCGTTTGTGTCCAGTGGCTGCTCAAAAAAACAGGATATCTTGTTTTGTTCAGTGTAGCTACGCTGATGTACGCTTTTGGCTCGTTAGAAACCTACTATGCTTATATCGGGAATGGGCAGTTGAAAGCTTTTTTTGATCAGTATATGAGTATGTTTATTACTACTCGAAATGGTTTGTTTTTCGCATTGATTTTTGTAGCACTTGGTTTTTTCTTATGGGATCATCGGGAAAAAGTGATCAGTTATCAAAAATACTTAGGATTGTTGGTCGTACTGACTGGGGGTCTTTTAGTAGGAGAAGGAATTATCGTATATTCTAATGTTGGAATCGATAAGAATTTTCTTTGGATGCTTGTTCCGTTTACTAGTTGCCTTTTCTGTTGGAGTTTATTTATAAAGGTGGAAGAGAAGATCGATGTAAAACGGTTGAGAGATTTAGGGAAATACTATTTCTTTATTCATCCATTATGTATTTTGTGGACAGCAAATTTAGTGCACAGCTATGAATTTTTTACGAATAGTTGGTTACAGCTGATCGTAACTTTGATCGCAACACATTTATTGAGCTCTCTGGTAATCACGATGAATCAGCAATTGCCTTATTATTATTTTGACTTACAATTGATGTTAAGAGTCAATCGTGGTTACATTCAAAGATGGATATAG
- a CDS encoding DNA-binding protein, translating into MTTLPNIGKPATNALKSVGITTLEQVSTLKKTTLLKMHGVGPKAISILEKALTDHHLTFQEQSVNDHLPQTEFAVICSLNCDNAPKRRMIRDYLLAAASGNQSLLESLLSDSFRWIVPGEPPLEDKAAFIKAVLKEKKELSTLEIQSILTHGKEGSAHGILTTKTGNKIYFSDIIRFKSNQKDAPISEITSFVIQ; encoded by the coding sequence ATGACTACATTACCAAATATCGGAAAGCCTGCCACAAATGCACTTAAATCAGTTGGGATTACAACGCTTGAACAAGTCAGTACACTGAAAAAAACTACGCTATTAAAGATGCACGGTGTGGGACCCAAAGCAATCAGCATCTTGGAAAAAGCCTTAACTGATCACCATTTAACCTTTCAAGAACAGTCAGTTAATGATCACCTTCCACAAACAGAGTTTGCAGTTATCTGCTCGTTAAATTGTGACAATGCACCAAAAAGAAGAATGATTCGAGATTATTTGCTTGCGGCAGCCTCTGGAAATCAGTCATTGTTAGAGTCGTTGCTTTCTGATTCGTTTCGATGGATTGTACCAGGTGAACCGCCCTTAGAAGATAAAGCAGCATTTATTAAAGCTGTACTCAAAGAAAAAAAAGAACTTAGTACCTTAGAAATCCAGTCTATATTAACCCACGGAAAAGAAGGTTCAGCTCATGGGATTCTTACAACCAAAACAGGGAATAAAATCTATTTTTCAGATATCATACGATTTAAAAGTAATCAAAAAGATGCACCCATTTCTGAAATCACTTCTTTTGTGATCCAGTAA
- a CDS encoding FAD-dependent oxidoreductase → MSFTGYKECHLYQLPVVKREVTEQQLDQRILIIGSSVSECMMAIDLAKQGKEVTLIERSDEILSDCLASPKRAKLMQKLENLVVTIFLETTCMNVEGNEVCLSNLEGFKTFLTIDNIIVSKKL, encoded by the coding sequence ATGAGCTTTACAGGATATAAAGAATGTCATTTGTATCAGCTTCCTGTTGTGAAACGTGAAGTGACAGAACAGCAGTTGGATCAACGGATTTTAATTATAGGCAGCAGTGTTTCAGAATGCATGATGGCCATTGATTTAGCCAAGCAAGGAAAAGAAGTTACTCTTATAGAACGTTCAGATGAAATTCTTTCAGATTGTTTAGCATCTCCCAAAAGAGCCAAACTCATGCAAAAGCTGGAAAACTTAGTTGTGACGATTTTTTTAGAAACAACTTGTATGAATGTAGAGGGAAACGAAGTTTGTTTAAGTAATCTAGAAGGATTTAAGACATTTTTGACTATTGATAACATCATTGTTTCTAAAAAACTATGA
- a CDS encoding PTS mannose/fructose/sorbose/N-acetylgalactosamine transporter subunit IIC — protein sequence MEVTFMRVFLMFIIALFAYLHSWFGSTMWNRPIVVAPLVGLALGDIEAGIKLGATLELVFMGAFPVGASNPPDFVSGTIIATAYVIMSGQSVSSAVVLAVPIATLVLLIDNLQMTFLLTGASHLADKEASKGNIKGVERIQIIAGIGNKILLALIVALGFYLGVPFIEKVLSYVPEFVTHGLDIAAGIIPAIGFAMLARMMLTKKMIAFLLLGFLLAAYLKISIVGIALFGIVVVLIYMNFSNNQPKEAYVDDNEF from the coding sequence ATGGAAGTCACGTTTATGAGAGTATTTTTGATGTTTATCATTGCTTTATTTGCTTATCTGCATAGTTGGTTTGGGTCAACAATGTGGAATCGCCCAATTGTGGTAGCACCGCTAGTGGGCTTAGCTTTAGGTGATATTGAAGCGGGGATCAAGTTAGGGGCAACTTTAGAACTCGTCTTTATGGGGGCATTTCCGGTAGGCGCTAGTAACCCACCTGATTTTGTTTCAGGCACGATCATTGCAACGGCCTATGTGATCATGAGTGGACAATCTGTGTCTAGTGCTGTTGTTTTAGCGGTCCCGATTGCAACCTTAGTTCTGTTGATCGACAATCTTCAAATGACATTCCTACTAACTGGGGCAAGTCATTTAGCAGACAAAGAAGCCAGCAAAGGGAATATCAAAGGTGTTGAAAGGATTCAAATAATCGCAGGTATCGGCAATAAAATCTTATTAGCTTTGATTGTAGCACTAGGCTTTTATCTAGGTGTTCCATTTATTGAAAAAGTTCTTTCTTATGTACCTGAATTTGTAACGCATGGACTAGATATAGCTGCTGGAATTATTCCTGCTATCGGTTTTGCCATGCTTGCTCGAATGATGCTGACGAAAAAAATGATTGCGTTTCTTTTGTTAGGTTTTCTATTAGCGGCATATTTAAAAATCTCAATTGTCGGAATTGCATTATTTGGTATCGTCGTTGTGTTGATCTATATGAATTTCAGTAATAACCAACCGAAGGAGGCGTATGTAGATGACAACGAATTCTAA
- a CDS encoding PTS system mannose/fructose/sorbose family transporter subunit IID, producing MTTNSKEKIKTISPDSVITKRDFWSVFFRSLTLDSSWNYERMQNLAYAFAMAPIIRRLYKTPEERKEALERHLEFMSVTPHISTLLFGISGAMEEENKKNHKFNPASINAVKSSLMGPMSGIGDSFFWGTLKVIASGVAISLAKEGNIFGPIAFLLIINVPHFILRYICLDKGFKLGAKFFSDVGDSGIIEKVTNAASILGLMVIGGMTASNVVFELTAKVGSGKIAAPLQEYVDQIMLGFFPALFFLIIYWLLGKKVKTTTLLVGVIVISILFAAVGIA from the coding sequence ATGACAACGAATTCTAAAGAAAAAATAAAGACGATTTCACCTGATTCAGTCATTACTAAACGAGATTTTTGGTCTGTTTTCTTCCGTTCATTGACATTGGATTCTTCTTGGAACTATGAACGAATGCAAAATTTGGCTTATGCCTTTGCGATGGCTCCGATTATTCGCAGGCTATATAAAACACCTGAGGAACGAAAAGAAGCGCTAGAGCGTCATTTAGAATTTATGTCTGTTACCCCTCATATCTCAACACTCCTTTTTGGAATTTCTGGTGCAATGGAAGAAGAGAATAAAAAAAATCACAAGTTCAATCCAGCGAGTATCAACGCGGTGAAATCAAGCCTAATGGGGCCGATGTCTGGGATCGGAGATTCTTTTTTCTGGGGGACATTAAAAGTTATTGCATCAGGTGTCGCGATTTCTTTAGCGAAAGAAGGCAATATTTTTGGTCCAATCGCATTTTTATTGATCATCAATGTTCCCCACTTTATTTTAAGGTATATTTGTTTGGACAAAGGTTTTAAACTTGGGGCAAAATTCTTCAGTGATGTTGGCGATAGTGGCATTATTGAAAAGGTGACCAATGCAGCCTCCATTTTAGGACTGATGGTCATTGGCGGAATGACAGCTTCAAATGTGGTTTTTGAATTAACTGCTAAAGTTGGAAGTGGAAAGATAGCAGCACCTTTACAAGAATATGTAGATCAAATCATGTTAGGTTTTTTCCCTGCTTTGTTCTTCTTGATCATTTATTGGTTGTTAGGTAAAAAAGTGAAAACAACGACTTTACTTGTTGGTGTAATTGTCATTTCCATTCTCTTTGCTGCAGTAGGTATTGCCTAA
- a CDS encoding ABC-F family ATP-binding cassette domain-containing protein — protein MELLQVKDLSYAVPDKQLYENSSFTLRSKEHMGIVGKNGAGKSTLLKMLLGNVLPDEGSITWNPAATLGYLDQYVDMDQSLTINEFLRSAYQELFDTEKEMLKLYETYGETGDDQLLARAATYQEQLEIKGLYQVENDISKAITGLGISDGDADQTLSELNRGDQIKVILAKLLLEKPSVLILDEPTNYLDQEHIEWLTEYLNAFENAFIIVSHDTDFLSSIATCICDIDFGSIKKYHSNYTDFLKQKAHLAEAYQSQFEAQQRKIKETEAFIQKNIAGIKTKMAQGRRKHLEKMDRLKEPEKKVKSNFSFKLMPQSSPNVMTIDELTVGYKEPLLTVRDLQIKKGEKIVITGADGLGKTTLVKTLLSMIPAISGKAQFSPQVVVGYHSQEIEWENTEWTPIEALANKYTKLTYEDVRRELAKCGLKREIASKNLYMLSGGEQSKVKLCDLTMQPSNFLILDEPTNHLDVDSRKALQEAIKAFRGSVLLISNDEQFYSPVADHVYTVADKHLIRQ, from the coding sequence ATGGAATTATTACAAGTCAAAGATTTAAGCTACGCAGTACCAGATAAACAGCTTTACGAAAACAGTTCGTTCACATTAAGAAGCAAAGAGCATATGGGGATTGTTGGGAAAAACGGCGCTGGTAAAAGTACCTTATTGAAGATGTTGTTAGGCAATGTATTGCCAGATGAAGGGTCGATTACGTGGAATCCAGCAGCTACATTAGGCTATTTAGATCAATATGTAGATATGGATCAATCTCTTACGATCAATGAATTTTTAAGATCAGCGTATCAAGAATTATTCGACACAGAAAAAGAGATGCTGAAACTTTACGAAACATATGGAGAAACAGGCGACGACCAATTACTGGCAAGAGCTGCAACTTATCAAGAACAACTAGAGATCAAAGGCTTGTATCAAGTTGAAAATGATATCAGCAAAGCGATCACAGGTCTCGGAATCAGTGACGGTGACGCAGACCAAACATTGAGTGAATTGAATCGTGGCGACCAAATCAAGGTTATCTTAGCCAAATTACTACTAGAAAAACCATCAGTCTTGATCTTAGATGAACCAACGAACTATTTAGATCAAGAACATATTGAATGGCTGACAGAGTACTTAAATGCTTTTGAAAATGCCTTTATCATAGTTTCCCACGATACTGACTTTTTAAGCAGTATCGCAACCTGCATCTGTGATATTGATTTTGGTTCGATCAAAAAATATCACAGTAACTATACAGATTTCTTAAAACAAAAAGCACATCTAGCAGAAGCTTACCAAAGTCAATTTGAAGCGCAACAACGAAAAATCAAAGAAACCGAAGCGTTTATTCAAAAGAATATAGCAGGTATCAAAACAAAAATGGCGCAAGGCCGCAGAAAGCATTTAGAAAAGATGGATCGTTTGAAAGAACCTGAAAAGAAAGTCAAATCGAATTTCTCCTTTAAACTAATGCCGCAAAGTTCTCCTAATGTGATGACGATCGATGAACTTACTGTTGGCTACAAAGAACCCTTGCTGACTGTACGTGATCTGCAAATCAAAAAAGGGGAGAAGATAGTCATTACTGGCGCAGATGGTTTAGGAAAAACAACATTGGTGAAAACACTTCTTTCAATGATACCAGCAATTTCTGGAAAAGCTCAATTTTCACCTCAAGTCGTTGTAGGCTATCATTCACAAGAAATTGAATGGGAAAATACTGAGTGGACACCGATCGAAGCGTTGGCGAATAAATACACGAAACTTACTTATGAAGACGTTCGACGAGAATTGGCAAAATGCGGTTTGAAACGCGAAATTGCTTCAAAAAATTTGTACATGCTAAGCGGTGGGGAACAATCAAAAGTGAAGCTATGTGATTTAACCATGCAGCCAAGTAATTTCCTGATTTTAGATGAACCGACCAATCATTTAGATGTGGATTCAAGAAAAGCGCTTCAAGAGGCTATCAAAGCATTTAGAGGCAGTGTCTTATTGATTTCAAATGATGAACAGTTTTATTCGCCAGTTGCTGATCATGTTTATACTGTCGCGGATAAACATCTTATTAGACAATGA
- a CDS encoding helix-turn-helix transcriptional regulator → MTVEIGKQIKKFRQEQEISQQELADYLNISRQTISKWELGKSLPDLENVVRLSEYFNISVDVLLGRKKTGFFRGLFLGKERRQSHMNQKREAKNGTAFYSAYVQDVQPLFLEGKRVNTFIKIEEEIYPKATFSKMMGYANCLCSFVDKTVSIDQIGKFKLAVNIPIEQSIALFSLQDIVEINLGFGKYFRNIGGDFVTLIDLVTKDQNYHLWVESLTVAHAIWHHEMFTSVQINVEQPFQKALDLENEEEAVEAIRDDAENIPLFYGTAE, encoded by the coding sequence GTGACTGTAGAAATTGGTAAACAAATTAAAAAATTCCGTCAAGAACAAGAAATCTCCCAACAGGAATTAGCAGACTACTTGAACATTTCACGCCAAACAATATCCAAATGGGAGCTAGGAAAAAGTCTTCCAGATTTGGAGAATGTTGTGAGACTTTCTGAGTATTTCAATATCAGTGTGGATGTTCTATTAGGCCGTAAAAAGACTGGTTTCTTTAGAGGATTGTTCTTAGGAAAAGAAAGAAGGCAAAGCCACATGAATCAAAAAAGAGAAGCAAAAAATGGTACAGCATTCTACAGTGCCTACGTTCAAGATGTTCAACCGCTATTTTTAGAAGGAAAACGAGTGAATACCTTTATAAAAATCGAGGAAGAGATTTATCCTAAAGCAACTTTTTCAAAAATGATGGGGTATGCAAACTGTTTATGTAGTTTTGTGGACAAAACAGTTTCAATCGATCAAATTGGAAAATTTAAATTGGCAGTCAATATTCCTATAGAGCAATCCATTGCTCTATTTTCCTTACAGGATATAGTAGAAATCAACTTGGGATTTGGAAAATATTTCCGAAATATCGGGGGGGATTTTGTGACATTGATCGATCTTGTGACAAAAGATCAAAACTACCATTTATGGGTAGAGTCTTTAACTGTCGCACATGCAATTTGGCATCACGAGATGTTTACTTCAGTACAAATCAATGTAGAGCAACCCTTTCAAAAAGCATTAGATCTAGAAAATGAAGAAGAAGCTGTTGAAGCAATCCGTGATGATGCAGAAAATATCCCATTGTTTTATGGAACAGCTGAATAA